One Pseudonocardia abyssalis DNA segment encodes these proteins:
- a CDS encoding ArsB/NhaD family transporter: MTGAALAALALLAAVLVFALASPRGLPEALVAVPAAGLALSLGLTTPAAALGEITELGPTIAFLAAILLLGYLAEVEGVFAWLGARMAAAGRGSPQRLLGLMFAAASVTTAVLSLDATVVLLTPVVLATARLLAIRARPHVYACTHLANSASLVLPVSNLTNLLAFAASGLTFLGFAALMAVPWLVVIAVEYAAFRWWFRADLRVVPSAPAPAPDIATPGFALAVLAATLVGFGVSSLFGIEPVWVALAGAVALGARALVTGRARPVALLRAADPLFCLFVLALGVVVEAVTENGLGAVLAGVVPSAVTLPGLLGLAAVAAVLANVVNNIPATLVLLAVLGAAPAPGLVLAVLIGVNVGPNLTYVGSLATLLWRRVLSGTEAAPSVREFTGLGLLTVPLGLVAAVLALWAGLQVV, encoded by the coding sequence GTGACCGGGGCCGCCCTCGCGGCCCTCGCCCTGCTCGCCGCGGTGCTGGTGTTCGCGCTGGCCTCGCCCCGGGGGCTCCCGGAGGCACTGGTCGCGGTCCCGGCCGCGGGGCTGGCGCTGTCGCTGGGGCTGACGACCCCGGCCGCGGCGCTCGGGGAGATCACCGAGCTCGGTCCGACGATCGCGTTCCTGGCCGCGATCCTGCTGCTCGGGTACCTGGCCGAGGTCGAGGGTGTGTTCGCCTGGCTCGGTGCACGGATGGCGGCGGCCGGACGGGGGAGCCCGCAGCGGCTGCTCGGGCTGATGTTCGCCGCCGCGTCCGTGACGACCGCGGTGCTCAGCCTCGACGCCACCGTCGTCCTGCTGACGCCGGTCGTGCTCGCCACCGCGCGACTGCTCGCGATCCGCGCCCGGCCCCACGTGTACGCGTGCACCCACCTCGCGAACTCCGCGTCGCTGGTGCTGCCGGTGTCGAACCTGACGAACCTGCTCGCGTTCGCCGCGTCCGGGCTGACGTTCCTCGGGTTCGCCGCGCTGATGGCGGTGCCGTGGCTCGTGGTGATCGCCGTCGAGTACGCGGCGTTCCGATGGTGGTTCCGGGCCGACCTGCGGGTCGTGCCGTCCGCCCCGGCACCCGCCCCCGACATCGCGACGCCGGGGTTCGCGCTGGCCGTGCTCGCCGCGACTCTGGTCGGGTTCGGGGTGTCGTCGCTGTTCGGGATCGAGCCGGTGTGGGTCGCGCTCGCCGGGGCCGTCGCGCTGGGGGCCCGCGCACTCGTGACCGGGCGGGCGCGGCCGGTCGCGTTGCTCCGTGCGGCCGATCCGCTGTTCTGCCTGTTCGTCCTCGCGCTGGGCGTCGTCGTCGAGGCGGTGACGGAGAACGGGCTGGGGGCGGTGCTGGCCGGCGTCGTACCGTCGGCGGTCACGCTGCCCGGCCTGCTGGGCCTCGCCGCTGTGGCCGCGGTGCTCGCGAACGTCGTGAACAACATCCCCGCGACGCTGGTGCTCCTCGCAGTCCTCGGCGCCGCCCCGGCACCGGGGCTGGTGCTCGCCGTGCTGATCGGCGTCAACGTCGGGCCGAACCTGACCTACGTCGGCTCGCTCGCGACCCTGCTGTGGCGGCGCGTGCTGTCCGGGACGGAGGCGGCGCCGTCGGTGCGGGAGTTCACCGGGCTCGGGCTGCTGACGGTCCCGCTGGGGCTGGTGGCGGCGGTCCTCGCGCTGTGGGCGGGGCTGCAGGTCGTGTGA
- a CDS encoding beta-class carbonic anhydrase translates to MAIEELLARYQAGGGRLAASNAEGLPVPPALHTALLTCMDSRIDVFALFGMELGEVHVLRNAGGVVTDDVIRSLTISQRKLHTREILLVQHAGCGLTTFADDDFAEELAEETGMRPPWRTHAFRDPVVSVRRDMALLRRDPFLLPGTPIRGFVLDLEDFHLLEVHEEGENRDDAVA, encoded by the coding sequence ATGGCGATCGAGGAACTGTTGGCGCGCTACCAGGCGGGCGGTGGCCGCCTCGCGGCGTCCAACGCCGAGGGACTGCCCGTCCCGCCCGCCCTGCACACCGCCCTGCTGACGTGCATGGACTCCCGCATCGACGTCTTCGCCCTGTTCGGCATGGAGCTCGGTGAGGTGCACGTGCTGCGCAACGCGGGCGGCGTCGTCACCGACGACGTGATCCGCTCGCTGACGATCAGCCAGCGCAAGCTGCACACCCGCGAGATCCTGCTCGTGCAGCACGCGGGATGCGGCCTCACCACGTTCGCCGACGACGACTTCGCCGAGGAGCTCGCCGAGGAGACCGGCATGCGGCCGCCGTGGCGCACGCACGCGTTCCGGGACCCGGTGGTCAGCGTGCGCCGCGACATGGCGCTGCTGCGGCGCGACCCGTTCCTGCTGCCGGGGACGCCGATCCGCGGGTTCGTGCTCGACCTGGAGGACTTCCACCTGCTGGAGGTCCACGAGGAGGGCGAGAACCGGGACGACGCCGTTGCCTGA
- a CDS encoding tyrosine-type recombinase/integrase, whose product MEQFPVRHRDGLVFTDDDGRGIRRTTFSYQIWRPAIAATGARRGTGFHDLRHYYASLLIRHGESVKTVQRRLGHATAAETLDTYAHLWPDSEDRTRAAIDAVLRPPPTL is encoded by the coding sequence CTGGAGCAGTTCCCGGTCCGCCACCGTGACGGACTGGTCTTCACCGACGACGACGGACGCGGCATCCGGCGCACCACGTTCTCCTACCAGATCTGGCGCCCGGCCATCGCAGCCACGGGAGCGCGGCGCGGCACCGGCTTCCACGACCTGCGCCACTACTACGCCTCACTCCTCATCCGCCACGGCGAGTCGGTCAAGACCGTGCAGCGCCGCCTCGGGCACGCCACCGCCGCGGAGACGCTCGACACCTACGCCCACCTCTGGCCCGACTCCGAGGACCGCACCCGCGCCGCCATCGACGCCGTCCTCCGACCGCCGCCCACGCTCTAG
- a CDS encoding zinc ribbon domain-containing protein: MKAEPAVQRRLLDLAGVDTELNRLNHRRTSLPEHAELTAAEAAVRTAKDAVVEAETNASDLDRDIRRIERDVDGVRTRTARDNQLLSGSGIGAKQASELQHELETLARRQSVLEDEQLEIMEQREALEGQLGHARVTLEAAEKEISTIVERRDTALTDIDAGETGRRRAREEVVATLPEDLLAAYERLRARTGTGAALLLARRCQACRLDVDRTAISALKAAAPDEVVHCEECGVILVRTPESGL, translated from the coding sequence ATGAAAGCCGAACCCGCCGTCCAGCGGCGGTTGCTCGACCTCGCCGGCGTCGACACCGAGCTCAACCGCCTCAACCACCGCCGCACCTCGCTGCCCGAGCACGCCGAGCTGACGGCCGCCGAGGCCGCGGTGCGCACCGCCAAGGACGCGGTCGTGGAGGCCGAGACCAACGCGAGCGACCTCGACCGCGACATCCGCCGCATCGAGCGCGACGTCGACGGTGTCCGCACCCGCACGGCGCGCGACAACCAGCTCCTCTCCGGATCCGGCATCGGGGCTAAGCAGGCCTCCGAGCTGCAGCACGAGCTGGAGACCCTGGCCCGGCGGCAGTCGGTGCTGGAGGACGAGCAGCTCGAGATCATGGAGCAGCGCGAGGCGCTGGAGGGCCAGCTCGGCCACGCGCGCGTCACGCTGGAGGCCGCGGAGAAGGAGATCTCCACGATCGTCGAGCGCCGCGACACCGCGCTCACCGACATCGACGCGGGCGAGACCGGTCGCCGCCGGGCCCGCGAGGAGGTCGTCGCGACGCTGCCCGAGGACCTGCTCGCCGCCTACGAGCGCCTGCGCGCCCGCACCGGCACCGGCGCGGCGCTGCTGCTGGCCCGCCGCTGCCAGGCCTGCCGCCTCGACGTCGACCGCACCGCGATCTCCGCGCTCAAGGCCGCCGCGCCCGACGAGGTCGTGCACTGCGAGGAGTGCGGCGTGATCCTGGTCCGCACGCCGGAGTCCGGCCTGTGA
- a CDS encoding HAD family hydrolase, protein MALTLIFDADDTLWENNVLFERVSEDFFAWLAHPDDAHARAVRAEIETANIALHGYGSAVFLRSLHDCVTHLRGRPATDAERAEVAALATALLQHELELVPGVADVLAELGTRHELRLMTKGDPVEQQRKIEVSGLAGHFRSTHVVARKDVATYRALAGELALDPSTTWMIGNSPRSDILPARAAGLNAVFVPHPYTWAHEEAEIDDPAVLTVDSLHDLPVHF, encoded by the coding sequence GTGGCCCTGACTCTCATCTTCGACGCCGACGACACGCTCTGGGAGAACAACGTCCTGTTCGAGCGCGTGAGCGAGGACTTCTTCGCCTGGCTCGCCCACCCGGACGACGCCCACGCCCGCGCCGTGCGCGCGGAGATCGAGACCGCCAACATCGCTCTCCACGGCTACGGCAGCGCGGTGTTCCTGCGGTCGCTGCACGACTGCGTCACGCATCTGCGCGGCCGCCCCGCCACCGATGCCGAGCGGGCCGAGGTCGCCGCGCTGGCCACCGCGCTGCTCCAGCACGAGCTGGAGCTGGTGCCCGGCGTCGCGGACGTGCTGGCCGAGCTGGGCACCCGCCACGAGCTGCGGTTGATGACCAAGGGCGACCCCGTCGAGCAGCAGCGCAAGATCGAGGTGTCGGGGCTCGCCGGCCACTTCCGCAGCACGCACGTGGTGGCGCGCAAGGACGTGGCCACCTACCGCGCGCTGGCCGGTGAACTCGCGCTCGACCCGTCGACGACGTGGATGATCGGCAACTCGCCCCGCTCCGACATCCTCCCCGCCCGCGCCGCCGGCCTGAACGCCGTGTTCGTGCCGCACCCGTACACCTGGGCGCACGAGGAGGCCGAGATCGACGACCCGGCCGTCCTCACCGTCGACTCGCTGCACGACCTGCCGGTTCACTTCTGA
- the cobC gene encoding Rv2231c family pyridoxal phosphate-dependent protein CobC: protein MDHAPQHDGLRHHGDVDAEPGLLDFAVNVQGTGPPRWLRDRIAAVLDDLGRYPGAAHDRAAREAVAARHGRRPDEVLVLAGSAEGFALLPTLRPRLAAVLHPGFTEPEAALRDGGVPVTRVLTSATDGHRLRPADVPAGADLVVVGNPTNPTGVLHPADDVRALAAPGRVVLVDEAFADAVPGETESLAGEPGPLVFRSLTKTWALAGLRAGYALGAPDLLARLARTRPPWPVSTPALEAVIACCEPAAVAQAQEAAATLALLRAEQAAALSAVDGVTVLPGRAPYLLLRLPDGHGERVRGELREAGIAVRRGDTFPGLGPDHIRVAVRPAAAVARLVAALECSMATFTQPDGVKVAMLRSGGPR from the coding sequence ATGGATCACGCCCCGCAGCACGATGGGCTGCGTCACCACGGCGACGTCGACGCCGAGCCGGGGCTGCTGGACTTCGCGGTGAACGTGCAGGGCACGGGCCCGCCGCGCTGGCTGCGCGACCGCATCGCCGCCGTCCTCGACGACCTGGGCCGCTACCCGGGCGCCGCGCACGACCGCGCCGCGCGCGAGGCGGTCGCCGCCCGCCACGGCAGGCGCCCCGACGAGGTGCTGGTCCTCGCGGGCAGCGCCGAGGGGTTCGCGCTGCTCCCCACGCTGCGCCCGCGGCTCGCGGCCGTGCTGCACCCGGGGTTCACCGAGCCCGAGGCCGCGCTGCGCGACGGGGGCGTGCCGGTCACCCGCGTGCTGACCTCCGCCACCGACGGGCACCGGCTGCGTCCCGCCGACGTGCCCGCGGGCGCCGACCTCGTCGTCGTCGGCAACCCGACCAACCCCACCGGCGTCCTGCACCCCGCCGACGACGTGCGGGCACTCGCCGCACCCGGCCGGGTCGTGCTGGTGGACGAGGCGTTCGCCGACGCGGTGCCGGGGGAGACCGAGTCGCTCGCCGGGGAACCGGGGCCGCTGGTGTTCCGCAGCCTCACGAAGACCTGGGCGCTCGCCGGTCTGCGGGCGGGCTACGCCCTCGGTGCTCCCGACCTGCTGGCCCGGCTCGCACGCACCCGGCCGCCGTGGCCGGTGTCGACACCCGCGCTGGAGGCCGTGATCGCCTGCTGCGAGCCCGCCGCGGTCGCGCAGGCGCAGGAGGCGGCGGCCACGCTGGCCCTGCTGCGCGCGGAGCAGGCCGCCGCGTTGTCGGCCGTCGACGGCGTCACGGTCCTGCCCGGGCGCGCGCCCTACCTGCTGCTGCGCCTGCCCGACGGGCACGGCGAGCGGGTACGCGGCGAGCTGCGGGAGGCGGGCATCGCGGTCCGCCGCGGCGACACCTTCCCGGGCCTGGGACCGGACCACATCCGGGTCGCGGTGCGCCCGGCCGCGGCGGTGGCGAGGCTGGTGGCCGCCCTGGAGTGCAGCATGGCCACCTTCACGCAACCGGATGGCGTGAAGGTGGCCATGCTGCGATCGGGAGGGCCCCGGTGA
- a CDS encoding WS/DGAT/MGAT family O-acyltransferase — protein MPDRLSPLDASFLYAEHDTTAMHVGGVMTFEPREGFDVDALVALIGRRLGLVPRYRQKVREVPGRLGLPVWVDDPEFDLAYHVRRSALAAPGTEEVLHELVGRLLSRRLDRSRPLWEIYLVEGLADGRLAVVTKTHHAMVDGLASVDIGAVLLDLTPEPRETPDDEWRPAREPWGLELAASAVLDTMRRPQLALDVTGRILGDVRYAATAVGRTVEAALDTGRTAARTRPVHPLNAVTGSQRRYGTARTPLAEHRAVRRAHGGTVNDVVLAVVAGGLRRWMISRGEPLTHHTTVRALVPVSVRARSGASGSGAGNSISAYFVDLPVAEEDPVARLAAVRGAMEAHKRGGRAVGAARLIGLVGLAPPVVHSLAARLTSQYSSRLYNVLITNVPGPPRPLYALGARMADMFPVVPLAGGQAVAIGVTSYDGAMHYGLTADRDAMPDVAVLAAALRDSLAELVATIP, from the coding sequence GTGCCCGACCGACTCTCACCGCTGGACGCGTCGTTCCTCTACGCCGAGCACGACACGACGGCGATGCACGTCGGCGGGGTGATGACGTTCGAGCCCCGTGAGGGGTTCGACGTCGATGCGCTCGTCGCGCTGATCGGGCGACGGCTCGGGCTGGTGCCGCGCTACCGCCAGAAGGTGCGCGAGGTGCCGGGCCGGCTCGGGCTGCCGGTGTGGGTCGACGACCCTGAGTTCGACCTCGCCTACCACGTCCGGCGCTCCGCGCTCGCCGCGCCGGGCACCGAGGAGGTCCTGCACGAGCTGGTCGGGCGGCTGCTGTCGCGCCGGCTCGACCGCTCGCGCCCGCTGTGGGAGATCTACCTGGTCGAGGGCCTGGCCGACGGGCGGCTCGCGGTGGTCACGAAGACCCACCACGCGATGGTCGACGGGCTCGCGTCCGTCGACATCGGGGCGGTGCTGCTCGACCTCACCCCCGAACCCCGGGAGACCCCCGACGACGAGTGGCGGCCCGCGCGCGAGCCGTGGGGCCTGGAGCTGGCGGCGTCGGCGGTGCTCGACACCATGCGCCGCCCGCAGCTCGCCCTCGACGTGACCGGCCGGATCCTCGGCGACGTCCGCTACGCCGCCACCGCGGTCGGGCGCACGGTCGAGGCCGCGCTCGACACCGGGCGCACCGCAGCCCGCACCCGTCCGGTGCACCCGCTCAACGCCGTCACCGGGTCGCAGCGCCGCTACGGCACCGCGCGCACCCCGCTCGCCGAGCACCGCGCCGTCCGCAGGGCGCACGGCGGAACCGTCAACGACGTGGTGCTCGCCGTCGTCGCCGGGGGGCTGCGACGCTGGATGATCAGCCGCGGTGAGCCGCTGACCCACCACACGACCGTCCGCGCGCTGGTGCCGGTCTCGGTGCGGGCGCGGTCCGGCGCCTCGGGGTCGGGTGCGGGCAACAGCATCTCCGCGTACTTCGTCGACCTGCCGGTGGCCGAGGAGGACCCGGTGGCCCGGCTCGCCGCGGTCCGCGGGGCGATGGAGGCGCACAAGCGCGGCGGGCGCGCCGTCGGAGCCGCCCGGCTGATCGGGCTCGTGGGACTCGCCCCGCCGGTCGTGCACAGCCTCGCCGCGCGGCTGACCAGCCAGTACTCCAGCCGGCTCTACAACGTGCTGATCACGAACGTGCCCGGCCCGCCCCGCCCGCTCTACGCGCTGGGCGCGCGGATGGCCGACATGTTCCCGGTGGTCCCGCTGGCCGGCGGGCAGGCCGTCGCGATCGGGGTGACGTCCTACGACGGGGCGATGCACTACGGGCTCACCGCCGACCGCGACGCGATGCCGGACGTCGCCGTGCTCGCCGCCGCACTGCGCGACTCACTCGCCGAACTGGTCGCGACCATCCCCTGA
- a CDS encoding low molecular weight protein-tyrosine-phosphatase: protein MHVVFVCTGNICRSPIAEKVFAAELERAGLSDGVTVTSAGTGGWHVGAPADDRAAALLRAEGYPDGHAARQVDAEQLGAELLVALDRTHLRALQRMVPEPDRVRLLRSFDPAAPEGAEVPDPYYGEADGFADVLAMIRAAVPGMLDWVRDNR, encoded by the coding sequence GTGCATGTGGTTTTCGTCTGTACCGGCAACATCTGCCGCTCCCCCATCGCCGAGAAGGTCTTCGCCGCCGAGCTGGAGCGGGCGGGCCTCTCCGACGGCGTGACCGTCACCAGCGCGGGCACCGGTGGCTGGCACGTCGGCGCCCCCGCCGACGACCGCGCCGCCGCCCTGCTGCGCGCGGAGGGCTACCCCGACGGGCACGCCGCCCGCCAGGTCGACGCCGAGCAGCTGGGCGCGGAGCTGCTCGTCGCGCTCGACCGGACGCACCTGCGGGCGCTGCAGCGGATGGTCCCCGAGCCCGACCGCGTCCGCCTCCTGCGCTCGTTCGACCCGGCCGCCCCGGAGGGCGCCGAGGTCCCCGACCCCTACTACGGCGAGGCCGACGGGTTCGCCGACGTGCTGGCGATGATCCGGGCCGCGGTCCCCGGCATGCTCGACTGGGTGCGCGATAACCGCTGA
- a CDS encoding Nif3-like dinuclear metal center hexameric protein — MTTVADVVSALEAAYPPRLAADWDAVGLVCGDPSESVTTVLIAVDPVPETVAEAAEIGAQLLVTHHPLLLKGVHGVGADTPKGALVHRLIRGGTALFTAHTNADSADPGVSDALAAALGLTVEGPLVGAPLPPLDKIVTFIPVGPAITTVHDALSAAGAGNIGDYSHCSFASAGTGQFKPLDGAQPAIGRVGRLERVAETRLEMVLPRGKRAAVVAALRASHPYEEPAFDLLELAEIPSALGLGRVGRLAEPEPLRAFTERVAAALPPTAWGVRAAGDPDRLVERVAVCGGAGDSALGAAIAAGVDVYVTADLRHHPASEHLLAGTGPGGPTPALVDVAHWASEWPWCAQAADVVRAATGGSVEVHVSDRRTDPWTVASGRTSP, encoded by the coding sequence GTGACCACCGTCGCCGACGTCGTCTCCGCCCTCGAGGCCGCCTACCCGCCCCGCCTCGCCGCCGACTGGGACGCCGTCGGTCTCGTCTGCGGCGACCCGTCCGAATCCGTCACCACCGTGCTGATCGCCGTCGACCCCGTGCCGGAGACCGTCGCCGAGGCCGCCGAGATCGGTGCGCAGCTCCTCGTCACGCACCATCCGCTGCTGCTCAAGGGCGTGCACGGTGTCGGGGCCGACACCCCCAAGGGTGCGCTGGTGCACCGGCTGATCCGCGGCGGTACGGCGCTGTTCACCGCGCACACCAACGCCGACTCCGCCGACCCCGGCGTCTCCGACGCGCTCGCCGCCGCACTGGGCCTGACGGTGGAGGGCCCGCTGGTCGGGGCCCCGCTGCCGCCGCTCGACAAGATCGTCACGTTCATCCCGGTCGGCCCGGCCATCACGACGGTGCACGACGCGCTGTCGGCGGCGGGCGCGGGCAACATCGGCGACTACAGCCACTGCTCGTTCGCCTCCGCCGGCACCGGCCAGTTCAAGCCACTCGACGGCGCGCAGCCGGCGATCGGCCGGGTCGGGCGGCTGGAGCGGGTCGCGGAGACGCGCCTGGAGATGGTGCTGCCGCGGGGGAAGCGGGCCGCGGTCGTCGCGGCGTTGCGGGCCTCGCACCCCTACGAGGAACCGGCGTTCGACCTGCTCGAGCTGGCCGAGATCCCGTCGGCTCTCGGGCTGGGCCGGGTCGGCCGCCTGGCCGAGCCGGAACCGTTGCGCGCCTTCACCGAACGGGTCGCCGCCGCGTTGCCGCCGACCGCGTGGGGCGTGCGCGCCGCGGGCGACCCGGACCGCCTGGTCGAGCGGGTCGCGGTGTGCGGCGGGGCCGGTGACTCGGCGCTCGGCGCGGCGATCGCGGCGGGCGTCGACGTCTACGTCACCGCCGACCTGCGCCACCACCCGGCCTCCGAGCACCTCCTCGCGGGCACCGGCCCGGGGGGACCGACGCCGGCGCTCGTCGACGTCGCCCACTGGGCGTCGGAGTGGCCGTGGTGCGCGCAGGCCGCGGACGTGGTGCGTGCGGCCACGGGCGGTAGCGTCGAGGTCCACGTCTCGGACCGGCGCACCGATCCGTGGACCGTCGCCTCTGGAAGGACCTCCCCATGA
- a CDS encoding sulfite exporter TauE/SafE family protein — protein MIDVSSPGALVFLLVAGLLAGGVNAVAGGGSLLVFPALLAVGFPPLAANVTNSVAQWPGYLGIVAGARRELRGQGRRILLTSGVAVVGAAIGCALLLVLPGEVFDTVVPVLVLLASVVMALGPWIKKRIGTPDAGAPDRNAGLLPSVFFASIYGGYFGGALGVILVATLSLCVGDELRRVNALKGLLSLVIATVTVAVFAFGAPVDWLAVALLAPTTLIGGFLGAKLARRLPESVLRWAVVVLGVGVAIYLFLT, from the coding sequence GTGATCGACGTGTCGTCGCCGGGTGCGCTGGTGTTCCTGCTCGTGGCCGGGCTGCTGGCCGGGGGCGTCAACGCGGTGGCGGGCGGTGGGTCGCTGCTGGTGTTCCCCGCCCTGCTCGCCGTCGGGTTCCCGCCGCTGGCCGCCAACGTCACCAACTCGGTGGCGCAGTGGCCCGGCTACCTCGGCATCGTCGCCGGGGCCCGCAGGGAGCTCCGCGGGCAGGGTCGGCGCATCCTGCTGACCTCCGGGGTCGCCGTCGTCGGGGCGGCGATCGGCTGCGCGCTGCTGCTCGTGCTGCCCGGCGAGGTGTTCGACACCGTCGTCCCGGTGCTGGTGCTGCTGGCCAGCGTCGTGATGGCGCTCGGGCCGTGGATCAAGAAGCGGATCGGCACTCCCGACGCCGGGGCGCCCGACCGCAACGCCGGTCTCCTCCCGTCGGTCTTCTTCGCCTCGATCTACGGCGGCTACTTCGGCGGCGCGCTCGGCGTCATCCTCGTCGCGACGCTCTCGCTGTGCGTCGGTGACGAGCTGCGCCGTGTCAACGCGCTCAAGGGCCTGCTGTCGCTGGTGATCGCCACCGTCACCGTGGCGGTGTTCGCGTTCGGCGCGCCCGTCGACTGGCTCGCCGTCGCCCTGCTCGCCCCCACCACGCTGATCGGCGGGTTCCTCGGCGCGAAGCTGGCGCGGCGGCTGCCCGAGAGCGTGCTGCGCTGGGCCGTCGTGGTGCTCGGCGTCGGGGTCGCGATCTACCTGTTCCTGACCTGA
- a CDS encoding histidine phosphatase family protein encodes MTASNSWTGQKGEPTRLLLLRHGQTELSVDRRYSGHGDPELTALGHAQAAGAAVRLGRIAGEIGAIVSSPLRRARQTAATVAEATNAPLEVREGLIETDFGAWEGLTFGEAKLRDPELHALWLGSQDVSPPGGESFAEVSDRIAAERDAILAAHAGTTVVVVSHVTPIKMLLRDALGAGPEILYRMHLDLAGLSEVAYYPDGGTSVRLVNDTSHHPAG; translated from the coding sequence GTGACGGCGTCGAACTCGTGGACCGGGCAGAAGGGCGAGCCGACGCGCCTGCTGCTGCTGCGCCACGGCCAGACCGAGCTGTCGGTCGACCGCCGCTACTCCGGGCACGGCGACCCCGAGCTCACCGCGCTCGGGCACGCGCAGGCCGCGGGCGCCGCGGTCCGGCTGGGCCGCATCGCCGGTGAGATCGGCGCGATCGTCAGCTCGCCGCTGCGTCGCGCCCGGCAGACCGCCGCCACCGTCGCCGAGGCGACGAACGCGCCGCTGGAGGTGCGCGAGGGGCTGATCGAGACCGACTTCGGCGCCTGGGAGGGCCTGACGTTCGGCGAGGCGAAGCTGCGCGACCCCGAGCTGCACGCGCTGTGGCTGGGCAGCCAGGACGTCTCCCCGCCCGGAGGGGAGAGCTTCGCGGAGGTCTCGGACCGCATCGCGGCCGAGCGCGACGCGATCCTCGCGGCGCACGCGGGCACGACGGTCGTCGTGGTCAGCCACGTGACACCGATCAAGATGCTGCTGCGCGACGCGCTGGGCGCCGGCCCGGAGATCCTCTACCGGATGCACCTGGACCTCGCGGGCCTGTCCGAGGTGGCCTACTACCCCGACGGCGGCACGAGCGTCCGGCTGGTCAACGACACCAGCCACCACCCGGCGGGATGA
- a CDS encoding GNAT family N-acetyltransferase, translating into MDIDVHPLGATDLDVADEIFRDAFGTFLGSDVFGDTDLLRTRFRAGHTTVLGAYHGSDLVGSNVVSRWGDVGWFGPLSVAPKLWDAGVGSRLMVATMEVFADWGVTHQGLFTFAHSPRHHGLYQKFGFWPRFLTAIMSRQVTGSEPPAGRLLSAAEDRAAAVAGCLAVTDALHAGLDVTGEIGSVLDQGLGDVVLVGDPDAPSGLAVCHTGAGSEAGTGIAFVKFAAVTPGPQARDAFDSLLAACQGWAAAAGARRLVAGVNTGRHDAYRHLLASGFRTDTPGVTMHRPNGPGYDRPDAYVLDDWR; encoded by the coding sequence ATGGACATCGACGTTCACCCGCTCGGCGCCACCGACCTGGACGTCGCCGACGAGATCTTCCGGGACGCCTTCGGCACGTTCCTCGGATCCGACGTGTTCGGCGACACCGACCTGCTGCGCACCCGGTTCCGCGCGGGGCACACCACCGTCCTCGGGGCGTACCACGGCAGCGACCTGGTGGGGTCGAACGTGGTCTCGCGCTGGGGCGACGTCGGCTGGTTCGGGCCGCTCTCGGTCGCCCCGAAGCTGTGGGACGCCGGCGTCGGGTCGCGGCTGATGGTGGCCACGATGGAGGTGTTCGCCGACTGGGGCGTGACGCACCAGGGCCTGTTCACCTTCGCGCACAGCCCCCGCCACCACGGGCTCTACCAGAAGTTCGGCTTCTGGCCGAGGTTCCTCACCGCGATCATGTCGCGGCAGGTGACCGGCTCGGAGCCACCCGCAGGGCGGCTGCTCTCGGCGGCCGAGGACCGGGCCGCGGCCGTCGCGGGGTGCCTCGCGGTGACCGACGCACTGCACGCGGGCCTGGACGTCACGGGCGAGATCGGGTCCGTGCTCGACCAGGGGCTCGGCGACGTCGTGCTGGTCGGCGACCCCGACGCACCCTCCGGGCTCGCCGTCTGCCACACCGGCGCGGGCTCGGAGGCCGGCACCGGGATCGCGTTCGTCAAGTTCGCCGCGGTCACGCCCGGCCCGCAGGCCCGCGACGCGTTCGACAGCCTGCTGGCCGCGTGCCAGGGCTGGGCGGCCGCGGCGGGGGCCCGGCGGCTGGTGGCGGGCGTCAACACCGGCCGGCACGACGCCTACCGCCACCTGCTCGCGAGCGGCTTCCGCACGGACACCCCCGGCGTCACGATGCACCGCCCGAACGGTCCCGGTTACGACCGCCCGGACGCCTACGTCCTCGACGACTGGCGCTGA